Proteins from one Mucilaginibacter jinjuensis genomic window:
- a CDS encoding diacylglycerol kinase family protein, whose translation MKKLIKGFGYAFKGVAYASRTQLNFRVHLLAMIVAIGLGLYLHISTAEWCWIVACIASVLTTELLNTAIEILVDLVSPGYNEKAGHIKDVSAAAVLITAIFAAIVGAIIFIPKF comes from the coding sequence ATGAAGAAATTAATTAAAGGTTTTGGATATGCTTTTAAGGGTGTAGCGTATGCTTCGCGAACCCAGCTTAATTTCAGGGTTCACCTATTAGCGATGATTGTGGCAATTGGATTAGGCCTTTATCTTCATATCTCAACTGCCGAGTGGTGCTGGATTGTGGCCTGCATTGCATCGGTATTAACTACAGAGTTGCTAAATACGGCTATCGAAATCCTGGTCGACCTGGTTTCGCCGGGTTACAATGAAAAGGCCGGACATATTAAGGATGTTTCGGCAGCAGCTGTTTTAATCACCGCTATTTTTGCGGCCATTGTAGGTGCTATTATTTTTATCCCCAAGTTTTAA
- a CDS encoding PAS domain S-box protein: MRQKIIDSDLLFSKLMENSQAGIALLDPNFNIIYRSSSVRLINGSKDEMRSKHLMDLVHPSDRQMLHIFLNEILAEENLSKTCTFRALHADGHYIWLECVCTNMLHEPLIEAIALNFIDITHKKQVEESLHQTINELYAYKYALDQSAIIAITDQKGIIQHVNDNFCQISKYTAEELLGQDHRIINSDYHDKAFIKNLWHTIANGKTWRGEIKNKAKDGSFYWVDTTIVPFLNEQGKPYQYLAIRSDITERKLSEERLMALNQDLQNHARELSVSERRYSELFHLSPLPMWVFDLNTLMFLDVNLAAINHYGYSKEEFLSMNIKQIRPVGEEEKVDIALSAAKHKGEFYAHDYFKHQKKNGEIISVDIQNTAIEYKGMPAQLILAIDVTERLNYTRAIEEQNKKLTEISWIQSHVIRAPLAKIMGLIPLILEMKDNDEEKEKLLRFLKLSADELDDVIKNITSITKLSSE; this comes from the coding sequence ATGAGACAGAAAATTATCGATAGCGATCTGCTATTTAGTAAACTGATGGAAAACAGCCAGGCAGGCATAGCTCTGCTTGATCCGAACTTTAACATTATTTACAGAAGTTCATCGGTAAGGCTTATTAATGGTTCGAAAGATGAAATGCGGTCAAAGCATTTGATGGATTTAGTCCACCCCTCAGACCGCCAAATGCTGCATATATTTCTGAATGAAATTTTAGCGGAAGAGAACCTATCTAAAACATGCACATTTAGGGCATTACATGCTGATGGGCATTACATCTGGCTGGAATGCGTTTGCACCAACATGCTTCACGAACCTCTTATCGAGGCTATCGCACTCAATTTCATCGACATAACCCATAAAAAGCAAGTTGAAGAAAGCCTGCACCAAACCATCAATGAGCTTTATGCTTACAAATACGCGCTCGATCAATCTGCTATTATAGCGATAACCGACCAGAAAGGAATAATACAACATGTTAATGATAATTTTTGCCAAATCTCTAAATATACAGCCGAAGAACTGTTAGGGCAAGACCACCGCATTATTAACTCCGACTATCACGACAAAGCCTTTATAAAAAACCTCTGGCATACCATAGCCAATGGAAAAACCTGGCGCGGCGAAATAAAAAACAAAGCCAAAGACGGGAGCTTTTATTGGGTTGATACCACCATTGTGCCCTTTTTAAACGAGCAAGGCAAGCCATACCAATACCTGGCCATACGGTCGGACATTACAGAACGTAAACTATCAGAAGAACGCCTGATGGCACTGAACCAGGATCTGCAAAATCATGCACGGGAACTATCTGTTTCAGAGAGAAGATATAGCGAATTGTTTCATTTAAGCCCGCTGCCGATGTGGGTTTTTGATCTTAACACCCTGATGTTTCTGGATGTGAACTTGGCCGCTATAAACCATTATGGTTATAGCAAAGAGGAGTTTTTATCTATGAACATTAAACAAATAAGGCCTGTCGGCGAAGAAGAGAAAGTTGATATTGCCCTTTCTGCAGCAAAACATAAAGGAGAATTTTATGCACATGATTATTTTAAACATCAAAAGAAAAATGGTGAAATAATTAGTGTAGATATTCAAAACACAGCGATTGAATACAAGGGTATGCCCGCACAGTTGATTTTAGCTATCGACGTAACAGAGCGCCTGAACTATACCAGGGCAATAGAAGAACAAAACAAAAAACTCACAGAAATTTCCTGGATCCAATCGCACGTGATCCGGGCGCCATTGGCAAAAATAATGGGGCTGATACCTTTAATTCTGGAGATGAAAGATAACGATGAAGAGAAGGAAAAGCTACTCCGGTTTCTGAAACTTTCTGCAGACGAACTTGATGATGTAATTAAGAACATTACCTCAATTACAAAATTGAGCTCCGAATAA
- a CDS encoding SDR family oxidoreductase: MDLKLSNKIAIVLAASKGLGKAIATILADEGATVIISSRSQEQLDATAEEIKKETRRSVTAIAADVSNPAAIESLIKQVADKFGAIDILINNTGGPPFDKFENFDDAAWKKAFDDILLAFARNSRLALPYLKKSDSGRIINIVSGSVKAVLENSVLSTAMRMGVVGMAKMMADEFGPYNITVNNVAPGFILTDRIKHTIPEGKDPDQAIKEKAKNIPLGRIGQPEEFAAAVAFLASEQASYISGVTLQVDGGGSRAIY, translated from the coding sequence ATGGACTTAAAACTAAGCAATAAAATAGCCATTGTACTGGCCGCAAGTAAAGGGCTGGGCAAAGCCATTGCCACTATCCTGGCAGATGAAGGCGCAACCGTAATCATCAGTTCGCGCAGCCAGGAACAATTGGATGCCACTGCCGAAGAAATTAAAAAAGAGACCCGCAGAAGCGTAACGGCCATAGCTGCCGATGTATCTAACCCGGCAGCTATTGAATCGCTCATTAAACAAGTTGCTGATAAATTCGGCGCAATAGATATCCTCATTAACAACACCGGCGGCCCACCATTTGACAAATTCGAAAACTTTGACGATGCTGCATGGAAAAAAGCCTTTGATGATATTTTGCTGGCCTTTGCACGTAATAGCAGACTGGCACTACCCTATCTCAAAAAATCAGACAGCGGGCGGATTATCAATATTGTAAGCGGTTCGGTTAAGGCTGTGCTCGAAAATTCGGTACTTTCAACTGCTATGCGTATGGGCGTGGTTGGCATGGCCAAAATGATGGCCGATGAATTTGGGCCTTACAACATCACTGTAAACAACGTTGCTCCCGGCTTTATTTTAACCGATAGAATTAAGCATACCATCCCCGAAGGCAAAGACCCGGATCAGGCCATTAAAGAGAAAGCAAAGAATATTCCGCTCGGCCGTATTGGTCAGCCCGAGGAGTTTGCTGCGGCTGTGGCGTTTTTGGCATCAGAGCAGGCATCATACATCAGCGGCGTAACTTTACAGGTTGATGGAGGTGGAAGCAGGGCGATATATTAA
- a CDS encoding efflux RND transporter permease subunit, whose product MIWKKIADLILKNRLAVIIIVALLSTFMGWKASQVKLTYNAGKVLPVTDSAYIRFKQFQSKFGQDGTALVLGIKADNLFQKDIFNDWYQLGNNIQHFKGITAVISYANIYNLKKDTVQHRFVLKPLITHKLTSDQEVDSVRKQILGLPFYDGLVLSEDHKSTLMAISFDNKTVNSPARIPVINEIMRQAKAFGDKHNIQVHASGLPLIRTVVSDLVSHEFALFLGLSLLITAIILLLFFRTGYAVIFPVFVVILGVLWSLGLLVLNHFNITLLTGIIPPLVVVIGIPNSIFILNKYYHEFGVTGDKMKSLYIVIEKVGITTFIANVTTAIGFGVLCFTNSQILMEFGLVASLSIMATFALSLVLIPVIFSYLPNPKPRQSGIKDQKFIQYFLSKTDYIVQHSRPAIYIGTAALVVVCLYGMSRINVNGYIVDDLPKSSSILSDLRFFESSFKGVLPLEVSVESKHKNGLMNLATMRKIEKLETLISSYPEFSKSLSLIQVLKFSTQGFYGGNPEFYRLPDGLEQNFILSYAANSGKNGINAGGALKNYIDSTKQTTRISFQMVDAGSKKLNSIFTELQPRIDSIFNPKNFHVELTGSSVIFVKGNNYLIKNLYESLALAIFLIGIIMWILFRGLKMVLISLLPNIIPLIITAGIMGFFGIPLKPSTILIFSIAMGISSDQTIYFLTRYRQEIRNSNKSISQVVSDTIKETGISMIYIATVLFFGFGIFAASTFGGTVALGILLSITLLIAMITNLTLLPAFLLSLEKRNKKAEAITEPLADMEAPVL is encoded by the coding sequence ATGATCTGGAAAAAGATTGCTGATCTCATCCTCAAAAACCGTTTAGCGGTTATCATTATAGTTGCCCTGTTAAGTACATTTATGGGCTGGAAAGCCAGCCAGGTTAAACTGACTTATAACGCAGGCAAAGTTTTACCGGTTACCGATTCTGCATACATCAGGTTCAAACAATTTCAAAGCAAATTTGGCCAGGATGGTACAGCTCTGGTTTTGGGTATTAAAGCTGACAACCTTTTCCAGAAAGATATTTTTAATGATTGGTACCAACTGGGTAACAACATCCAGCATTTTAAAGGTATTACAGCTGTTATATCATACGCCAACATTTATAACCTTAAAAAAGACACTGTTCAGCATCGTTTTGTGTTGAAGCCGCTGATTACCCACAAATTAACCTCAGATCAGGAAGTTGACAGTGTGCGCAAACAAATTTTAGGCTTACCATTTTACGATGGCCTGGTTTTAAGCGAAGACCATAAGTCTACCTTAATGGCTATCTCTTTCGATAACAAAACAGTTAACTCGCCTGCCCGTATTCCGGTTATTAACGAGATTATGCGCCAGGCTAAAGCCTTTGGCGACAAGCATAATATACAGGTACATGCATCTGGCTTACCACTGATTCGCACTGTGGTGAGTGATTTGGTTTCGCATGAATTTGCTTTGTTCCTGGGTTTATCTTTGTTGATTACAGCCATCATTCTTTTGCTGTTTTTCCGCACAGGTTATGCGGTTATATTCCCGGTATTCGTGGTGATATTGGGTGTGCTTTGGAGCCTGGGTTTGCTGGTATTAAACCACTTTAACATCACTCTGCTTACCGGCATCATCCCGCCGTTGGTGGTGGTTATTGGTATCCCAAACAGTATTTTCATCCTCAATAAATACTACCACGAGTTTGGCGTTACCGGCGATAAAATGAAATCGTTGTACATCGTTATTGAGAAAGTGGGTATCACAACTTTCATCGCCAATGTTACTACTGCTATTGGCTTTGGCGTATTATGCTTTACCAACAGCCAGATTCTGATGGAGTTTGGTTTGGTGGCTTCACTCAGCATTATGGCAACATTTGCTTTAAGTTTGGTGTTAATTCCGGTTATTTTCAGCTATCTGCCTAATCCTAAACCACGCCAAAGCGGTATTAAGGATCAAAAGTTTATTCAGTACTTTTTATCGAAAACAGATTACATTGTTCAACATTCGCGCCCTGCTATTTATATAGGTACCGCAGCATTAGTGGTGGTATGTTTATATGGCATGAGCCGCATTAATGTAAATGGATATATTGTTGATGATTTGCCTAAAAGCAGCTCGATACTAAGCGATCTGCGTTTCTTCGAAAGCAGCTTTAAAGGTGTGCTTCCGCTGGAAGTTAGTGTTGAGTCGAAACATAAAAATGGATTGATGAACCTGGCTACCATGCGCAAGATAGAGAAGTTGGAAACACTGATCTCGTCATACCCAGAATTCAGCAAATCATTATCGCTAATCCAGGTGCTTAAATTTAGTACCCAGGGCTTTTATGGCGGCAATCCCGAATTTTACCGTTTGCCTGATGGACTGGAGCAAAACTTTATTTTAAGCTATGCTGCAAACTCTGGTAAAAACGGCATCAATGCTGGTGGTGCGCTGAAAAACTATATCGACAGCACCAAACAAACTACCCGCATTAGCTTTCAGATGGTGGATGCTGGTTCTAAAAAACTGAACAGCATTTTTACTGAGCTACAGCCACGTATCGATTCTATTTTCAATCCTAAAAACTTTCACGTAGAACTAACAGGCTCGAGCGTGATTTTTGTAAAGGGCAATAACTACCTCATTAAAAACCTTTACGAGAGTTTAGCTTTAGCTATTTTCCTGATCGGTATTATCATGTGGATCTTGTTCCGTGGCCTTAAAATGGTATTGATCTCCTTGTTGCCGAATATTATTCCGCTGATTATTACAGCTGGCATTATGGGCTTCTTCGGCATTCCGTTAAAGCCATCTACTATTTTGATCTTTAGCATTGCGATGGGCATTTCATCCGATCAAACGATATATTTCTTAACCCGCTACCGCCAGGAAATCCGTAACAGCAACAAAAGCATTTCGCAGGTGGTATCTGACACGATAAAGGAAACCGGCATCAGTATGATCTACATTGCAACGGTGTTGTTCTTCGGTTTCGGAATTTTTGCTGCATCTACTTTTGGCGGTACTGTGGCATTGGGTATTTTATTGTCGATAACTTTGCTTATCGCCATGATCACAAACCTTACTTTACTACCGGCTTTTTTACTTAGTTTAGAGAAACGCAATAAAAAGGCAGAAGCCATTACAGAGCCGCTTGCCGATATGGAAGCGCCTGTTTTGTAA
- the recO gene encoding DNA repair protein RecO, with protein MLHKTRGIVFKVTDYQESSVIVQMFTEKFGMQSYIINGIKKPKAKISRNMLQPLHLLDMVVYHKGYDTVQRIKELKSVPVLQSIPYDVVKSSMVMFLNEVVYKSVKMQSPDEQLFDYIFHSIEWLDHRSSQLVNFHLVFLIGLTRYLGFYPDDTNTIDCDYFDMKDGVFIRYKPEGRQYLSQPHTQHFSELLKYGYDDMHELKLSNDERRYLINKLMDYYAQHVEGFGNIRSAEILEEVLS; from the coding sequence ATGCTGCACAAAACCCGCGGAATAGTTTTTAAGGTGACCGACTACCAGGAGAGCAGCGTAATTGTACAGATGTTTACCGAAAAATTCGGTATGCAATCATACATTATCAACGGTATTAAAAAGCCAAAGGCTAAAATATCGCGCAATATGCTGCAGCCCCTGCACCTGTTGGATATGGTAGTTTATCATAAAGGATACGATACGGTGCAGCGCATTAAAGAATTAAAGAGTGTGCCCGTTCTGCAAAGCATCCCTTATGATGTGGTGAAAAGCAGTATGGTAATGTTTTTGAATGAAGTGGTATATAAGTCGGTGAAAATGCAATCGCCCGATGAGCAGTTGTTCGATTATATATTTCATTCTATCGAATGGTTGGATCACCGCTCAAGTCAGTTGGTGAACTTTCATCTTGTATTCCTGATTGGCCTAACCCGTTACCTTGGTTTCTACCCGGACGATACTAATACAATAGATTGCGATTATTTCGACATGAAAGACGGTGTGTTTATCCGTTACAAGCCCGAAGGCAGGCAATATCTGTCGCAACCGCATACGCAGCATTTCAGTGAACTTTTAAAATATGGCTATGATGATATGCATGAACTCAAACTCTCGAACGATGAGCGAAGGTATTTGATCAATAAACTAATGGATTATTATGCCCAGCATGTAGAAGGCTTTGGCAATATCCGTTCGGCCGAGATATTGGAAGAGGTGCTGAGCTGA